One window from the genome of Montipora foliosa isolate CH-2021 chromosome 5, ASM3666993v2, whole genome shotgun sequence encodes:
- the LOC138003411 gene encoding uncharacterized protein isoform X2, with amino-acid sequence MDHKQREILRHHRPFLRKDLEAKKLLPCLANILDATDDQEIRQKDTREESSDKLLEILPRRGPEAFSEFLKALQKVQPHLAEPLIKETEIEEMRTELQEFEEEQQRRRRILRELEELGSRQVELVKEIHYAQEIEEMRTELKGARKPKAWEKEEFVITRKELDDVQQRLRKNLREREELGSRQEILIEEINYAQEIEEMRTELEGARKPKAWEKEEFVITRKELDDVQQRLRKNLWELEELGSRQEKLIEEINYAQEIEEIWTELKGARKPGVWQREEFLITRKELDDKQQRLRKNLRELEELESLQEELVKEINYEQELEQIRTELKGAMKPGAWQREEFLITRGKLHNKQQRLRKNWRELEELGSHKQLLIKKINYAQEIEQMRTELKGARKPKAWEKEEFVITRKELDDVQQRLRKNLWELEELGSRQKKLIEEINYAPELEEMRTELEGAMKPGAWQREVFLITRKELNDVQEKLRKNLWELVILGNRQEMLVEEIIYAQGKEALQQALETINTEIEEIRTELKGARKPGAWQREEFLITRKELDDVQQRLSKNLWELVGLGNREEMLVEEIIYAQGKEALQQALETINTGKTEKQLKEKTVNKDPSPPKGLYSVKKTTKPETGESQLARESSSEEVTQSTRRANKLDGVLSTKTKKKAPIWTKKISISSDITSEGGRVVGEGVKLVCPPGAVERPVTVTVTLEDPSKYCGLLVQNDLENDVMFCAPVINLQPNGHLFKRGVVLTVKLKGVISSFNEVVILHGEETCFGTIAWEDITHNAIESDETGDEVLITTERFSIIAAFIKRTLILPKYIASRLNLLGFNHSLLVLFNDKLNQLAVVFVSEDVENDALFREDKMSVLVQLKEGGFREIFIRPVKGQDDRRIYNHEELKVSVFLGQNYKPSSRELPVVVECSAWWSTGHAIKLPLEGTKQAGILCGRITVKGEYGHNKENQFCELDLHGYIKGSLGVDGDVFNVIPIAKALRLPGELLHNIKEEWSDDECQLEVILHWFKRTDFALFFSLGNPLEGLEQDYRATTKRGQMHVKHIRYFATKIGRLEHESVELEKHFASKIHTLCQMVLRDSCLEMERTGDGVGKAAASKKLDAFIAIRMQGKIPDCLKDFFVFVCEDFSSSSEKCFIEEFMSVVPELIQMIKEVFVDNEADYEEQTGLRGLSDEALAPLKSSIWVSRQHNNARNLMCHVSEILEKLCQQNCCYELKSEVEKWGESLANLTMLEFLKPYFQNCPKNRRLHKRLELFAKQTRNIMSNSITDDFFIRDFANVALSLNDFAKFDASKLVRFVVSSNSRVNCSRENTQFDLIRNPSVFSQTVHVQKESDNELKLYASASVHIGGQVHKIGAFQAVIMLCESGWKSFEKCRSPFHRVTTMKVKDKDSDNLRVVLCSSKKQELSEMLQALGSEMKELVNLTKSQVTQCPLTATTNISAKAGEVLSLCLIYKWGSDSLDLESKDFVVCADSSAGQISCLPELQLFDVSNAAQLDEAAATQANPFPLASADVDFNCPVFQPFSERPLNIQCQKVEYHLHHHNNMMQGHVCVVGDRTSLNNPMPAQGAIEEAQGNFSRLSLTDEK; translated from the exons ATGGATCACAAGCAACGTGAAATCTTGCGCCATCACCGGCCCTTTCTCAGAAAAGACCTGGAAGCCAAGAAGCTATTGCCGTGTTTGGCCAACATTTTGGACGCAACAGACGATCAGGAAATAAGGCAAAAGGATACGAGAGAAGAAAGCTCTGACAAATTGTTAGAGATATTACCCAGGAGAGGCCCAGAGGCTTTCAGCGAGTTTTTGAAAGCGTTACAAAAAGTGCAGCCTCATCTAGCTGAACCTCTAATTAAAGAAACAG aaataGAAGAGATGAGGACAGAGCTCCAAGAATTCGAGGAAGAGCAACAAAGACGCAGGAGGATCTTGAGGGAGCTTGAGGAACTGGGAAGCCGCCAAGTAGAGCTGGTAAAAGAAATACATTATGCACAAG aaataGAAGAGATGAGGACAGAGCTTAAAGGTGCCAGGAAACCTAAAGCCTGGGAGAAAGAAGAATTTGTCATAACGAGAAAAGAATTGGACGATGTGCAACAAAGACTCAGGAAGAACTTGAGGGAGCGTGAGGAACTAGGAAGCCGCCAAGAAATTCTGATAGAAGAAATAAATTATGCACAAG aaataGAAGAGATGAGGACAGAGCTTGAAGGTGCCAGGAAACCTAAAGCCTGGGAGAAAGAAGAATTTGTCATAACGAGAAAAGAATTGGACGATGTGCAACAAAGACTCAGGAAGAACTTGTGGGAGCTTGAGGAACTGGGAAGCCGCCAAGAAAAGCTGATAGAAGAAATAAATTATGCACAAG aaataGAAGAGATTTGGACAGAGCTTAAAGGTGCCAGGAAACCTGGAGTCTGGCAGAGAGAAGAATTTCTCATAACGAGAAAAGAATTGGACGACAAGCAACAAAGACTCAGGAAGAACTTGAGGGAGCTTGAGGAACTGGAAAGCCTCCAAGAAGAGCTggtaaaagaaataaattatgaaCAAG aacTAGAACAGATAAGGACAGAGCTTAAAGGTGCCATGAAACCTGGAGCCTGGCAGAGAGAAGAATTTCTCATAACGAGAGGAAAATtgcacaacaaacaacaaagacTCAGGAAGAACTGGAGGGAGCTTGAGGAACTGGGAAGCCACAAACAATtgctaataaaaaaaattaattatgcaCAAG aaataGAACAGATGAGGACAGAGCTTAAAGGTGCCAGGAAACCTAAAGCCTGGGAGAAAGAAGAATTTGTCATAACGAGAAAAGAATTGGACGATGTGCAACAAAGACTCAGGAAGAACTTGTGGGAGCTTGAGGAACTGGGAAGCCGCCAAAAAAAGCTGATAGAAGAAATAAATTATGCACCAG aaCTAGAAGAGATGAGGACAGAGCTTGAAGGTGCCATGAAACCTGGAGCCTGGCAGAGAGAAGTATTTCTCATAACGAGAAAAGAATTAAACGATGTGCAAGAAAAACTCAGGAAGAACTTGTGGGAGCTTGTGATACTAGGAAACCGCCAAGAAATGCTGGTAGAAGAAATAATTTATGCACAAGGTAAAGAGGCCCTACAGCAAGCATTGGAAACCATTAATACAG aaataGAAGAGATAAGGACAGAGCTTAAAGGTGCCAGGAAACCTGGAGCCTGGCAGAGAGAAGAATTTCTCATAACGAGAAAAGAATTGGACGATGTGCAACAAAGACTTAGTAAGAACTTGTGGGAGCTTGTGGGACTAGGAAACCGCGAAGAAATGCTGGTAGAAGAAATAATTTATGCACAAGGTAAAGAGGCCCTACAGCAAGCATTGGAAACCATTAATACAG GCAAGACAGAAAAACAGTTGAAGGAGAAGACAGTAAACAA GGACCCTTCGCCGCCGAAAGGATTATATTCAGTAAAGAAGACGACAAAACCTGAAACTGGCGAATCACAACTGGCCAGAGAG TCTTCATCAGAGGAAGTGACCCAATCGACGAGACGGGCAAACAAGTTAGATG GTGTTTTATCaacgaaaacgaagaaaaaggcTCCAATTTGGACAAAAAAGATTTCAATATCCAGTGATATAACAAGTGAAGGTGGTAGAGTGGTTGGAGAGGGAGTCAAACTTGTGTGTCCCCCTGGAGCTGTTGAAAGACCTGTAACTGTTACGGTAACATTAGAAGATCCCTCCAAGTACTGCGGTCTCTTAGTTCAAAATGACCTTGAGAATGATGTCATGTTCTGTGCACCTGTAATCAATCTTCAACCTAATGGTCACCTTTTCAAGAGAGGAGTAGTGTTGACAGTCAAATTGAAAGGGGTCATTTCCTCATTTAATGAAGTTGTCATTTTACATGGAGAGGAGACTTGTTTTGGGACAATAGCTTGGGAAGACATTACTCATAACGCAATCGAATCGGATGAAACAGGTGACGAAGTGCTCATCACAACGGAACGATTCTCAATCATTGCAGCCTTCATAAAAAGGACTCTAATTCTACCCAAGTACATTGCATCTAGACTAAATTTATTGGGATTTAATCACTCGTTGTTGGTGTTGTTCAACGATAAATTAAACCAACTTGCTGTTGTGTTTGTGAGCGAGGACGTCGAAAATGATGCATTGTTCCGAGAGGATAAGATGTCTGTCTTGGTGCAACTCAAAGAGGGAGGATTTAGAGAGATATTTATTCGTCCTGTCAAAGGACAAGACGATAGGCGAATTTACAATCATGAAGAACTCAAGGTTTCTGTTTTTCTTGGACAAAACTACAAACCTTCCAGCAGAGAACTTCCTGTCGTCGTAGAATGCTCGGCTTGGTGGAGCACAGGACATGCCATTAAACTTCCATTAGAAGGCACCAAACAAGCAGGAATCCTGTGTGGGAGAATAACTGTGAAGGGAGAGTATGGACACAACAAGGAAAACCAGTTTTGTGAATTAG ATCTCCATGGTTACATTAAAGGCTCTTTGGGTGTGGACGGAGACGTCTTTAATGTTATTCCCATTGCTAAAGCGCTGAGGTTGCCTGGGGAATTACTGCATAATATTAAAGAAGAGTGGAGTGACGACGAGTGCCAGCTGGAAGTAATTTTGCATTGGTTTAAACGGACTGATTTcgcactttttttttctctcggaAATCCTCTTGAGGGCTTGGAACAAG aTTACAGAGCGACCACTAAAAGAGGTCAGATGCACGTCAAGCACATAAGGTACTTTGCGACAAAAATTGGCAGGTTAGAGCACGAAAGCGTTGAACTTGAGAAGCACTTTGCCAGCAAGATCCACACACTTTGTCAGATGGTATTAAGAGATAGCTGCCTGGAGATGGAAAGAACTGGTGATGGGGTGGGAAAAGCAGCTGCATCCAAGAAACTTGACGCGTTTATAGCTATCAGGATGCAAGGAAAAATTCCTGACTGTTTGAAAGATTTTTTCGTCTTTGTTTGTGAGGATTTCTCTTCGTCTTCTGAAAAATGCTTCATTGAGGAATTTATGAGCGTTGTTCCCGAGTTGATTCAGATGATAAAGGAAGTCTTCGTTGACAACGAAGCCGATTATGAAGAGCAAACTGGCTTGCGGGGACTATCGGACGAAGCATTAGCACCGTTGAAGTCCAGTATTTGGGTTTCTCGACAACACAACAATGCCAGAAATCTTATGTGTCACGTTAGCGAAATTCTGGAGAAACTTTGCCAACAAAACTGCTGCTACGAACTCAAGTCTGAAGTTGAGAAATGGGGGGAAAGCTTGGCAAATCTGACCATGCTGGAGTTTTTGAAACCCTATTTTCAAAACTGCCCAAAAAACAGGAGATTACACAAACGGTTGGAGTTGTTTGCCAAGCAGACGAGGAATATTATGTCAAATTCAATAACGGACGATTTCTTTAttcgtgattttgcaaatgttgcATTGAGTCTCAATGATTTTGCCAAGTTCGATGCATCCAAATTGGTGAGATTTGTAGTCTCATCCAATTCTCGTGTCAACTGTAGCAGAGAGAATACACAGTTCGACTTAATCCGGAATCCATCAGTATTCTCTCAGACAGTTCACGTGCAGAAAGAGTCTGATAACGAGCTTAAACTATACGCTTCAGCAAGCGTTCACATTGGTGGACAGGTTCACAAAATTGGAGCGTTTCAGGCTGTGATTATGCTCTGCGAATCTGGTTGGAAGAGCTTTGAAAAATGCAGAAGTCCTTTCCATAGAGTCACCACGATGAAGGTGAAAGACAAAGATTCCGATAACCTTCGGGTGGTCCTGTGTTCATCCAAGAAGCAAGAGCTCTCAGAGATGTTGCAAGCTCTGGGGAGTGAAATGAAGGAATTggtcaacctgacaaagtcacAGGTCACCCAATGTCCGCTAACTGCGACAACTAATATTTCAGCGAAAGCGGGAGAGGTTTTGAGTCTCTGCTTGATTTACAAATGGGGGTCTGATTCACTGGATCTTGAAAGCAAGGATTTTGTGGTATGCGCCGATTCTTCTGCCGGCCAAATTTCCTGCTTACCAGAGTTACAACTTTTCG ATGTGTCGAACGCTGCGCAGTTGGACGAGGCAGCAGCAACTCAAGCCAACCCCTTCCCTCTCGCATCTGCTGATGTAGACTTCAACTGTCCCGTTTTCCAGCCGTTCAGTGAAAGACCGTTAAACATACAATGTCAGAAAGTCG aGTACCATCTTCATCACCATAATAACATGATGCAAGGGCATGTTTGCGTTGTTGGCGACAGAACCTCTTTGAATAATCCGATGCCTGCACAAGG TGCCATCGAGGAAGCACAAGGCAACTTCTCAAGACTGAGTTTAACGGACGAAAAATGA